One region of Demequina sp. TMPB413 genomic DNA includes:
- the leuA gene encoding 2-isopropylmalate synthase, translating to MAPHAHYTGGDQGASHMPLHRYRPFHEQITVDLPDRKWPTRRIDKAPRWCAVDLRDGNQALIEPMNAERKMRLFDLLVKMGYREIEVGFPSASQTDFDFVRALIEQDKIPDDVTIQVLTQAREHLIERTYESLRGAKNAIVHLYNSTSILQRDVVFRADKDEIRNIATHGAMLCQKFEELIPGTQVFYEYSPESYTGTELEYAVEVCNAVLDVWKPTPDRKMIINLPATVEMATPNVYADSIEWMSRHLDYRDSVVLSLHPHNDRGTAVAAAELGYMAGADRIEGCLFGNGERTGNVDLVTLGMNLFSQGIDPQIDFSDMDEVRRTVEYCTQLDVHPRHPWGGDLVFTAFSGSHQDAIKKGLERMEQDAARKGVAVGDLEWAVPYLPIDPKDVGRSYEAVIRVNSQSGKGGVAYLLKSERHLDLPRRLQIEFSRVVQTAADASGAEMTADAIWQIFEDEYLPSPDPAKAWGRFSLQGTRASSSDTGPDTLAADVVDNGEAVTIEGSGNGPVDAFVAALGTRGAKVEVLDYAEHALTSGGDSKAAAYVECQIGEEILWGVGVDPSITTASLKAIISAVNRAAR from the coding sequence ATGGCACCACACGCTCATTACACCGGCGGCGATCAGGGCGCTTCCCACATGCCCCTGCACAGATACCGCCCCTTCCACGAGCAGATCACCGTTGATCTGCCCGACCGCAAGTGGCCGACGCGGCGCATCGACAAGGCCCCACGATGGTGTGCGGTCGACCTGCGGGACGGCAATCAGGCGCTCATCGAGCCCATGAACGCCGAGCGGAAGATGCGACTCTTCGACCTGCTGGTCAAGATGGGCTACCGCGAGATCGAGGTGGGTTTCCCCTCGGCCAGCCAGACTGACTTCGACTTTGTGCGGGCGCTGATCGAGCAGGACAAGATCCCCGACGACGTCACCATCCAGGTGCTCACGCAGGCTCGCGAACACCTGATCGAGCGCACCTACGAGTCGCTGCGCGGCGCCAAGAACGCCATCGTTCACCTGTACAACTCCACGTCGATCCTCCAGCGCGACGTCGTCTTCCGTGCAGACAAGGACGAGATCAGGAACATCGCAACGCACGGAGCGATGCTGTGCCAGAAGTTCGAGGAGCTCATCCCCGGCACCCAGGTGTTTTACGAGTACAGCCCCGAGTCCTACACGGGCACCGAACTCGAGTACGCGGTCGAGGTATGCAACGCCGTCCTGGACGTGTGGAAGCCGACCCCAGACCGCAAGATGATCATCAACCTTCCCGCCACCGTCGAGATGGCCACCCCGAACGTCTACGCCGATTCGATCGAGTGGATGAGCCGTCACCTCGACTACCGCGACTCCGTGGTGCTAAGCCTGCACCCCCACAATGACCGCGGCACGGCCGTCGCGGCTGCAGAGTTGGGTTACATGGCGGGCGCCGACCGCATCGAGGGCTGCCTGTTCGGCAATGGAGAGCGGACCGGCAACGTCGACCTGGTGACGCTCGGCATGAACCTGTTCAGCCAAGGCATCGATCCGCAGATCGACTTCAGCGACATGGACGAGGTGCGCCGCACGGTCGAGTACTGCACGCAACTCGACGTCCACCCGCGCCACCCCTGGGGTGGAGACCTCGTCTTCACGGCGTTCTCCGGCTCGCACCAGGATGCGATCAAGAAGGGCCTCGAGCGCATGGAGCAGGACGCCGCGCGCAAGGGCGTCGCCGTGGGCGACCTCGAGTGGGCCGTGCCGTACCTGCCGATCGACCCCAAGGACGTGGGCCGTTCCTACGAGGCAGTCATCCGCGTCAACTCCCAGTCAGGAAAGGGCGGAGTCGCGTACCTGCTCAAGTCGGAGCGTCATCTCGACCTTCCACGCCGCCTCCAGATCGAGTTCTCGCGGGTGGTTCAAACCGCGGCAGACGCCTCCGGTGCCGAGATGACGGCCGACGCGATTTGGCAGATCTTCGAGGACGAGTACCTTCCCTCGCCTGACCCCGCCAAGGCTTGGGGGCGTTTTTCGCTTCAGGGGACCAGGGCGTCGTCGAGCGATACGGGACCCGACACCCTCGCGGCCGACGTGGTCGACAACGGTGAAGCCGTCACGATCGAAGGTTCTGGCAATGGTCCCGTCGACGCGTTTGTCGCGGCCCTTGGGACCCGTGGCGCCAAAGTCGAGGTCCTGGACTATGCCGAGCACGCTCTCACTTCTGGTGGCGACTCGAAGGCCGCCGCCTATGTTGAGTGCCAGATCGGCGAGGAGATCCTGTGGGGCGTGGGCGTCGACCCCTCGATCACCACGGCCTCGCTCAAGGCGATCATCTCGGCGGTGAATCGGGCCGCACGCTAG
- the dnaJ gene encoding molecular chaperone DnaJ, protein MKDYYAVLGVPRTATEAEIKKAYRKLARELHPDVAGPEAGDRFKDVAAAYEVLGNADKRAQFDRGVDPRGGNSSAGAGAGFGFEDIFETFFGSSMGGSARRGPASRTQRGGDSLVEVDVTLEEAVFGVHREVMVDLAEVCTTCDGTCCSPGTQPATCPQCNGAGVVQRVARSLLGQVMTTAPCPRCGGYGSIIESPCTTCSGQGRTRERRSIEIDIPAGVETGTRIRLSGMGDAGPGGGPRGDLYIEIRERPHESFERRGDDLHCTLELPMTAAALGTVATVETLDGPHEIDVRPGTHAGSTVTLKGLGVGRLQRPGRGNLHVHLDIQTPSELDEAQTELLTQLARLRGEEFPEARLAPLGGGVFSRLREAFMGRG, encoded by the coding sequence GTGAAGGACTATTACGCCGTGCTCGGTGTGCCGAGAACAGCGACAGAGGCCGAGATCAAGAAGGCCTATCGCAAACTGGCACGCGAGCTGCACCCCGACGTGGCGGGGCCAGAGGCGGGAGATCGCTTCAAAGACGTCGCCGCCGCCTACGAGGTGCTCGGCAACGCGGACAAGCGCGCGCAGTTCGACAGGGGGGTTGATCCCAGGGGAGGCAACTCGTCGGCAGGCGCAGGCGCCGGGTTTGGCTTCGAGGACATCTTCGAGACGTTCTTCGGTTCTTCGATGGGAGGCTCGGCCCGCAGGGGTCCAGCGTCTCGCACCCAACGCGGGGGAGACTCGCTCGTCGAGGTGGACGTCACACTGGAAGAGGCGGTCTTTGGAGTTCACCGCGAGGTGATGGTGGACCTCGCCGAGGTGTGCACCACGTGTGACGGGACGTGCTGCTCGCCTGGCACACAGCCCGCCACCTGCCCCCAGTGCAACGGTGCAGGCGTGGTGCAGCGAGTCGCGCGCTCGCTGCTCGGCCAAGTGATGACCACCGCGCCGTGCCCCCGCTGCGGCGGCTACGGCTCGATCATCGAGAGCCCATGCACCACGTGTTCCGGGCAGGGGCGCACCAGGGAGCGCAGGTCGATCGAGATCGACATCCCGGCCGGAGTGGAGACGGGCACCCGTATCCGCTTGTCTGGGATGGGCGACGCCGGGCCAGGAGGAGGCCCACGCGGCGACCTCTACATCGAGATTCGCGAGCGTCCGCACGAGTCCTTCGAGCGCAGGGGAGACGATCTCCACTGCACGCTGGAACTGCCCATGACCGCCGCCGCGCTCGGCACCGTCGCCACCGTTGAGACGCTCGACGGGCCGCACGAGATCGACGTCCGGCCGGGAACCCACGCGGGCTCGACCGTCACGCTCAAGGGCCTCGGCGTCGGCCGTTTGCAACGCCCCGGCCGAGGAAACCTTCACGTGCACCTCGACATCCAAACCCCAAGCGAACTCGACGAAGCACAGACGGAGTTGCTGACCCAGTTGGCGCGATTGCGCGGCGAGGAGTTCCCTGAGGCACGCCTCGCGCCGCTCGGGGGCGGCGTGTTCTCGCGTCTGCGCGAAGCCTTTATGGGTCGCGGTTAG
- a CDS encoding 16S rRNA (uracil(1498)-N(3))-methyltransferase, with protein sequence MSAPVFLSPEVADAAVGDVVALRGAEARHAGTVQRRGVGERVDVVDGKGRRATGVITQVTTDRIDVAIDFVAVDRDPPVTLVQALAKGGRDEQAVESATELGVTRIVPWAAARSIVQWKGPKVDKGRAAWESLALAATKQSRRALVPEVAPLVTTAQLVRDVESAVATGQRVLVLHEVAATALTSLTWARDDQEVWVIVGPEGGISDAEVEALTAVGAESVVLGPHVLRASSAGPAALAALAVLRGTWSSSPSSNTLDS encoded by the coding sequence GTGAGCGCTCCCGTCTTCCTGAGTCCAGAGGTTGCCGACGCTGCGGTAGGTGACGTGGTGGCGTTGCGCGGCGCGGAGGCGCGCCACGCGGGCACCGTACAGCGCCGCGGCGTGGGAGAGCGCGTCGATGTCGTTGATGGCAAGGGGCGTCGCGCCACAGGGGTCATCACGCAGGTGACAACCGACCGGATCGACGTCGCGATCGACTTTGTCGCCGTGGATCGCGACCCCCCGGTGACTCTGGTCCAGGCTCTTGCCAAGGGGGGCCGCGACGAGCAGGCGGTCGAATCAGCGACGGAACTTGGCGTCACGAGGATCGTGCCGTGGGCCGCTGCGCGCTCGATCGTGCAGTGGAAGGGCCCCAAGGTGGACAAGGGGAGGGCGGCATGGGAGTCGCTCGCCCTCGCAGCCACGAAGCAGAGCCGTCGTGCGCTCGTGCCGGAGGTTGCTCCGCTTGTCACCACCGCCCAGCTGGTGCGCGACGTGGAGTCGGCGGTGGCAACCGGTCAGCGGGTGCTGGTGCTTCACGAAGTTGCCGCCACCGCGTTGACCTCCCTCACGTGGGCCAGGGATGACCAAGAAGTGTGGGTGATCGTGGGTCCCGAGGGAGGAATCTCCGATGCCGAGGTGGAGGCCCTGACCGCGGTAGGCGCTGAGTCTGTGGTGCTCGGCCCGCACGTGCTGAGGGCATCGTCGGCCGGCCCGGCGGCCCTCGCGGCCCTCGCGGTGTTACGCGGTACGTGGTCGAGTTCGCCGTCGAGCAATACCCTGGACTCATGA
- the hrcA gene encoding heat-inducible transcriptional repressor HrcA, producing the protein MSDDRREAILRAIVEGYVSTSEPVGSKALAQHHNLGVSPATIRNDMAALEEEGLIAQPHTSAGRIPTDKGYRYFVDMLAAAALQDSHKRAISTFLSDAVDLNDVVERSVRLLSQLTRQVAVVQYPSLRESPVRRVELVRMTSDRALAVVVSADARVEQATVSVPEDVSEDEFERIARELNETASGLTPQPLESALAAWTERHATHAWLAEVASSVVGAARGGTIERVVFSGTGNLTRAGSDLKADAVSSILDALEEQVVLLRLLHEMALEGGVSVRIGRETGHAALAGTSIVAAGYGNVASPALLGALGPMRMDYPGTMAAVRAVARYLSKVVET; encoded by the coding sequence ATGAGCGACGACAGGCGCGAGGCGATCTTGAGGGCGATTGTCGAAGGCTACGTCTCTACCAGCGAGCCCGTCGGGTCCAAGGCGCTGGCACAGCACCACAACCTCGGGGTGTCTCCCGCGACCATCCGCAACGATATGGCCGCTCTGGAGGAAGAGGGACTCATTGCGCAGCCCCACACCTCTGCTGGGCGCATCCCCACCGACAAGGGCTATCGCTACTTTGTGGACATGCTCGCCGCGGCGGCGCTGCAGGACAGCCACAAGCGCGCCATCTCGACCTTCCTATCGGACGCCGTTGACCTCAATGACGTGGTGGAGCGTTCGGTGCGGCTGCTGAGCCAACTCACCCGCCAAGTGGCCGTGGTGCAGTACCCCTCACTCAGGGAAAGCCCCGTGCGCCGGGTGGAACTCGTGCGCATGACGAGCGACCGCGCGCTTGCCGTGGTGGTGAGCGCCGACGCCAGGGTCGAGCAAGCTACCGTGTCGGTCCCGGAGGACGTGTCGGAAGACGAGTTCGAGCGGATCGCTCGCGAACTCAATGAGACCGCGTCGGGCCTGACCCCGCAGCCGCTCGAATCGGCCCTCGCGGCCTGGACCGAGCGCCACGCGACGCACGCATGGTTAGCCGAGGTCGCGTCGTCCGTAGTGGGCGCCGCCCGCGGCGGGACTATCGAACGCGTTGTCTTCTCTGGCACCGGTAACCTCACCAGGGCCGGATCCGACCTCAAGGCCGACGCGGTGTCGTCGATTCTTGATGCTCTTGAGGAACAGGTCGTGCTGTTGCGGTTGTTGCACGAGATGGCATTAGAGGGAGGCGTGTCTGTGCGCATCGGCCGGGAGACCGGCCACGCGGCGCTAGCGGGCACGTCGATCGTGGCGGCGGGGTACGGAAATGTTGCCTCGCCCGCATTGTTAGGAGCGCTCGGACCGATGCGCATGGACTATCCGGGAACGATGGCCGCGGTGAGAGCCGTGGCCCGTTACCTGTCGAAAGTGGTGGAGACGTGA
- the ybeY gene encoding rRNA maturation RNase YbeY yields MIEVNNETDAVIDEAEFAALGAFVLGQMHVAPDAELAILFVDEAAMEDLHLKWMDEPGPTDVLSFPMDELRPGTADTPTPAGLLGDIVVCPTVAATQAKAAGHSAEEEMLLLTTHGILHLLGFDHAEPEEEKEMFALQRNLLLTFLAQRA; encoded by the coding sequence ATGATCGAGGTCAACAACGAGACGGACGCCGTCATCGACGAGGCGGAGTTCGCGGCCCTTGGCGCCTTCGTCCTGGGCCAGATGCACGTGGCGCCCGACGCCGAGTTGGCGATCCTCTTTGTGGACGAGGCCGCGATGGAGGACCTCCACCTCAAGTGGATGGACGAGCCTGGCCCCACCGACGTGCTGAGCTTCCCGATGGACGAGTTGCGGCCAGGGACTGCTGACACGCCGACGCCCGCCGGGCTGCTCGGGGACATCGTGGTGTGCCCGACGGTCGCGGCCACGCAGGCGAAGGCGGCAGGCCACAGCGCAGAAGAAGAGATGCTCCTGCTCACGACGCACGGCATTCTTCACCTGCTCGGCTTCGACCACGCCGAGCCGGAAGAGGAGAAGGAGATGTTCGCGCTTCAGCGCAACCTTCTGCTCACGTTCTTGGCGCAGAGGGCCTGA
- a CDS encoding HIT domain-containing protein: MTDCLFCRIAAGEIPADVVARTDTVIAFRDIQPKAPTHVLVVPVVHLKNVTDLAAERPELLAEMIEVAQQVADAETDGQFRLVFNTGPQAGQTVFHVHGHVLGGGDLKWENA; this comes from the coding sequence ATGACCGATTGCCTTTTCTGCCGCATTGCGGCCGGCGAGATCCCCGCCGACGTTGTCGCACGCACGGATACCGTGATCGCTTTTCGCGACATTCAGCCAAAAGCCCCGACGCACGTGCTCGTGGTGCCCGTGGTGCACCTTAAGAACGTCACGGACCTCGCTGCTGAGCGCCCGGAACTTCTTGCTGAGATGATCGAGGTCGCACAACAGGTCGCCGATGCCGAGACCGATGGCCAGTTCCGCTTGGTCTTCAACACAGGACCTCAGGCTGGCCAGACGGTGTTCCACGTCCACGGCCACGTGCTGGGCGGCGGCGACCTCAAGTGGGAGAACGCGTGA
- a CDS encoding PhoH family protein codes for MPALLGTSDAVLKEVERAFPGVDVLVRGNHISMTGDDADVSECAAAFEELRSLLAAGVPLTPQVAKESIRMLQGARSAVAAASHDGEASEARSDSVAILSRSILSSRGRTIRPKTEGQAAYVQQIERHTVTFGIGPAGTGKTYLAMAQAVAALQSKRVSRIILTRPAVEAGERLGFLPGTLSEKIDPYLRPLYDALHDMVDPESIPRLIEAGTIEVAPLAYMRGRTLNDAFIILDEAQNTTREQMKMFLTRLGFGSTMVVTGDVTQVDLPGGTTSGLRAARDILQGIDDIGFSELGAQDVVRHRLVSDIITAYASDEAQRERAPRGGQQRRFARPTEHRAAPHKENDA; via the coding sequence ATGCCTGCCCTCCTTGGCACCTCAGACGCCGTGCTCAAAGAGGTCGAGCGCGCCTTCCCTGGGGTCGACGTCCTGGTGCGCGGCAACCACATTTCCATGACGGGCGACGACGCCGACGTGTCGGAATGCGCCGCCGCATTCGAAGAACTCCGCTCCCTGCTGGCCGCGGGAGTGCCGCTCACGCCGCAGGTAGCCAAGGAGTCGATCAGGATGCTTCAGGGCGCGCGCTCAGCAGTGGCCGCCGCCAGCCACGACGGCGAGGCGAGCGAGGCGCGCTCGGATTCTGTAGCGATCCTGTCGCGGTCGATCCTCAGCTCGCGCGGCAGGACGATCCGCCCCAAGACCGAGGGGCAGGCCGCCTATGTGCAGCAAATCGAGCGCCACACCGTCACGTTCGGCATCGGACCTGCAGGTACAGGGAAGACCTACCTCGCGATGGCTCAAGCCGTCGCGGCGCTCCAATCGAAGAGGGTCTCCCGCATCATCCTGACGCGGCCGGCCGTCGAGGCTGGCGAGCGCCTCGGGTTCTTGCCAGGCACGCTGTCCGAGAAGATCGACCCCTACCTGCGTCCGCTCTACGACGCTCTTCACGACATGGTCGACCCCGAGTCGATTCCCAGGCTCATCGAGGCTGGCACCATCGAGGTGGCGCCGCTCGCGTACATGCGCGGGCGTACGCTCAACGACGCGTTCATCATTCTTGATGAGGCCCAGAACACCACCCGCGAGCAGATGAAGATGTTCCTCACGCGCCTCGGTTTCGGTTCGACCATGGTGGTCACGGGCGATGTCACCCAGGTCGACCTGCCGGGAGGGACCACGTCGGGACTTCGCGCGGCGCGAGACATCCTGCAAGGCATCGACGACATCGGGTTCAGCGAGCTTGGTGCACAGGACGTGGTGCGGCACAGGCTGGTGAGCGACATCATCACGGCGTACGCGAGCGACGAGGCACAGCGGGAGCGTGCGCCGCGAGGCGGCCAGCAGCGCCGCTTTGCGCGGCCAACTGAGCATCGCGCAGCCCCCCACAAGGAGAACGACGCATGA
- a CDS encoding GNAT family acetyltransferase — MALIRPFSSVDEAAVSALWAQAFPGDPARNEPRGFIARKRTRDSDLFWVAEADGEVVGAVVAGYDGVRGWLYHLAVAPGLQGRGIGRALAEHAVAALRELGCMKVNLQVRRGNDAVRGFYESLGWVEDPAISMGRVLSDSP; from the coding sequence GTGGCACTGATACGCCCCTTCTCGTCCGTCGACGAAGCGGCAGTGAGTGCCTTGTGGGCCCAGGCCTTTCCTGGCGACCCTGCCCGCAATGAACCACGCGGGTTCATCGCGCGCAAGCGCACCAGGGACAGCGACCTTTTCTGGGTGGCCGAGGCGGACGGCGAGGTGGTCGGTGCCGTCGTGGCAGGCTACGACGGTGTGAGGGGGTGGCTGTACCACCTCGCCGTCGCACCGGGCCTCCAAGGGCGGGGGATCGGTAGGGCGCTAGCGGAGCACGCTGTCGCCGCGTTGCGGGAACTCGGTTGCATGAAGGTCAACCTGCAGGTGCGCCGTGGCAACGACGCCGTCAGGGGCTTCTACGAGTCGCTTGGTTGGGTCGAGGACCCCGCGATCTCCATGGGACGGGTGCTGAGCGACTCGCCCTGA
- a CDS encoding hemolysin family protein, with the protein MSSEAITLLVSFGLASMIGAAVMHAIVAAFEQLPHARERVMGEAQRADGRPTQAAKLARDTDEVANAASVVYASLEAVALVSWSVLAWTWGRDLGWPGWVAALVTMALAAAYSLLLVRAAPRVIARAHPETTVRVLAPIGVALISLSTPVRAIIPALRMPALSEAEDLVEQAQDALEDEDAELLRGVVNLGDTLAREVMVPRTDMVTIASGTPLRKAMLLFMRSGFSRVPVIGDNTDDVRGLLYLKDVVRATWDRQEALDTPVDDLMREPVFLPESIPADDLLRRMQDEVFHMAIVIDEFGGVAGLVTIEDALEEIVGELTDEHDRAEPQVIDLGGGRFRVPARLAIDELGELFDIEIEDDDVDTAAGLLTKALGKVPIPGSTAQAHGLTLTAERAEGRRRRLTWLLVERTPAATADADDAESPSEGRNRSSGRSNGRRRSSSDD; encoded by the coding sequence GTGAGTAGCGAAGCCATCACCCTGCTCGTTTCCTTCGGCCTGGCGAGCATGATCGGGGCCGCCGTGATGCATGCCATCGTGGCCGCGTTCGAGCAGTTGCCTCACGCGCGTGAACGCGTGATGGGCGAGGCTCAACGCGCCGATGGCCGCCCCACTCAAGCCGCGAAGCTTGCCCGCGACACCGATGAGGTGGCGAACGCTGCATCCGTTGTGTACGCCTCCCTCGAAGCGGTGGCGCTCGTGTCGTGGAGCGTCCTCGCATGGACGTGGGGGCGGGACCTTGGGTGGCCGGGTTGGGTGGCGGCGCTTGTCACCATGGCGCTCGCCGCCGCGTACTCGCTGTTGCTGGTGCGCGCGGCCCCCAGGGTGATCGCCCGTGCGCACCCCGAGACGACCGTCCGCGTGCTTGCCCCCATCGGTGTGGCGCTCATCTCCTTGTCGACGCCGGTGCGCGCCATCATTCCCGCCCTGAGAATGCCCGCCCTGTCGGAGGCGGAAGACCTCGTCGAGCAGGCCCAAGACGCGCTCGAAGACGAAGACGCCGAACTCTTGCGGGGCGTCGTGAATCTTGGCGACACGCTTGCCCGAGAGGTGATGGTTCCGCGCACCGACATGGTGACCATCGCGTCGGGTACCCCGCTGCGCAAGGCCATGTTGCTCTTCATGCGGTCGGGATTTTCGCGGGTGCCGGTCATTGGGGACAACACCGATGACGTGCGCGGCCTGTTGTATCTCAAGGACGTGGTGCGGGCGACGTGGGACCGGCAGGAGGCGTTGGACACTCCCGTTGACGACCTCATGCGGGAGCCAGTGTTCTTGCCCGAGTCGATTCCGGCAGACGACCTGCTCCGCCGCATGCAGGACGAGGTCTTCCACATGGCGATCGTCATCGACGAGTTTGGTGGAGTCGCCGGGCTGGTGACCATTGAGGACGCGCTCGAGGAGATCGTCGGTGAACTCACCGACGAGCACGACCGCGCAGAGCCGCAAGTCATCGACCTTGGCGGCGGACGCTTCCGCGTTCCTGCGCGCCTCGCGATCGACGAACTGGGCGAACTCTTCGACATCGAGATCGAGGACGACGACGTGGATACCGCGGCCGGTTTGCTCACCAAGGCGCTGGGGAAGGTGCCGATTCCTGGGTCCACTGCTCAGGCACATGGCTTGACGCTCACGGCTGAGCGGGCGGAGGGCCGTAGGCGTAGGCTCACGTGGCTACTGGTCGAGCGAACCCCGGCCGCCACAGCAGACGCCGACGACGCTGAGTCACCTTCGGAGGGTCGGAACCGATCGTCTGGCCGCTCTAATGGAAGAAGAAGGTCCTCCTCAGATGACTGA
- the recO gene encoding DNA repair protein RecO — protein sequence MPLYRDHAIVLRTHKLGEADRIVTMLTRSHGKVRAVAKGVRRTTSRIGSRMEPFMLADVQLYEGRNLDIVSQVETLEPYARRICEDYGLFTAATAMVETVDSLVDLEKEPARDHFMLLHGGLGALSRREHDAGLVLDSFLLRSLALAGYAPSFDECATCGAPGPHRAFAVAGGGATCENCRQPGSAAPAPEVFSLLAALIDGRWREADSSEGRHRREAAGLVAAYAQFHMERRVRSLTHVDRSDQGGR from the coding sequence GTGCCCCTCTACCGCGACCACGCCATCGTCCTCAGGACGCACAAGCTGGGCGAGGCCGACCGCATCGTGACGATGCTGACGCGCAGTCACGGCAAGGTGAGAGCCGTCGCGAAAGGGGTGCGCCGCACCACAAGCAGGATCGGCTCGCGCATGGAGCCCTTCATGCTCGCTGATGTTCAGTTGTATGAGGGCCGCAACCTCGACATCGTGAGTCAGGTGGAGACGCTCGAGCCGTACGCGCGGCGCATCTGCGAGGACTACGGCCTCTTCACGGCCGCAACGGCCATGGTGGAGACGGTCGACTCGCTCGTTGACCTCGAGAAGGAGCCTGCGCGAGACCACTTCATGTTGTTGCACGGGGGGCTTGGTGCGCTGAGCCGCCGCGAACACGATGCTGGTCTGGTGCTTGACTCGTTCTTGTTGCGCTCTCTCGCGTTGGCTGGCTATGCGCCAAGTTTTGATGAGTGCGCGACGTGCGGCGCGCCAGGGCCGCACCGTGCGTTCGCGGTGGCCGGCGGTGGGGCGACGTGCGAGAACTGTCGCCAGCCGGGTTCCGCGGCACCCGCCCCGGAGGTGTTCTCACTGCTCGCCGCGCTGATCGACGGGCGTTGGCGCGAGGCGGATTCCTCTGAGGGGAGGCATCGGCGCGAGGCCGCCGGGCTTGTCGCCGCCTACGCCCAGTTCCACATGGAGCGGCGGGTGCGCTCACTCACCCACGTGGATCGCTCTGATCAGGGCGGTCGATAG
- the era gene encoding GTPase Era: MTEFRSGFAAFVGRPNAGKSTLMNALVGEKVAIMSSRPQTTRRAIRGIVNRDDAQLVVVDTPGLHRPRTLLGERLNDVVRETFAEVDVIGFCLPADEKVGPGDKWIARELSEARAPVVAIVTKVDKVSRDAVGAHLLEVQALGDFADIVPVSSVAGIQVDVLTDVLVGHLPEGPVLYREGEVTDEPEDVMVAELIREAALEGVRDELPHSIAVMVEEMVEREQAADDPRVPLLEIRAQLYVERDSQKGIIIGKGGSRLKEVGATARAGIERLLGRRVYLDLHVKIAKEWQRDPKQLGRMGF, encoded by the coding sequence ATGACTGAGTTTCGCTCCGGCTTCGCCGCGTTCGTGGGTCGCCCTAATGCTGGCAAGTCGACCCTGATGAACGCACTGGTAGGGGAGAAGGTCGCGATCATGTCGTCGCGACCCCAGACCACGCGCCGCGCCATTCGCGGCATCGTCAATCGTGACGACGCCCAACTGGTGGTGGTGGATACCCCTGGTCTTCACCGTCCCCGCACGTTGCTGGGAGAGCGCCTCAATGATGTGGTGAGGGAGACCTTCGCCGAGGTGGACGTCATCGGCTTCTGCTTGCCTGCCGATGAGAAGGTCGGGCCTGGCGACAAGTGGATTGCTCGCGAGCTGAGCGAGGCCCGTGCGCCCGTCGTCGCGATCGTCACCAAGGTCGACAAGGTTTCCCGGGACGCCGTAGGAGCTCATCTCCTGGAGGTGCAGGCGCTCGGCGACTTCGCCGACATCGTCCCCGTCTCTTCGGTCGCGGGCATCCAAGTGGACGTCCTCACGGATGTGCTGGTGGGCCACCTTCCCGAGGGGCCGGTGCTGTACCGGGAGGGTGAGGTGACCGACGAGCCTGAGGACGTGATGGTCGCTGAACTCATCAGGGAGGCCGCGCTCGAGGGGGTGCGGGACGAGTTGCCCCACTCGATCGCCGTCATGGTCGAGGAGATGGTGGAGCGCGAGCAGGCGGCGGATGACCCACGTGTGCCGCTGTTGGAGATCCGCGCGCAGTTGTACGTCGAACGAGACAGCCAAAAGGGAATCATCATCGGCAAGGGCGGCTCACGGCTCAAGGAGGTTGGCGCGACGGCGCGCGCCGGAATTGAACGGCTCCTTGGGCGGCGCGTGTACCTCGACTTGCACGTGAAGATCGCCAAGGAGTGGCAACGCGACCCCAAGCAGTTGGGGCGGATGGGCTTTTGA